A single genomic interval of Gammaproteobacteria bacterium harbors:
- a CDS encoding GIY-YIG nuclease family protein — translation MLQGAYAYVDIETTGCNPVHDRITEIAIISVRDGVVTERWQQLIDPGISIPESIQALTGISNAMVAEQPAFEQLATEVHERLDGVTFVAHNARFDHGFLRNALKRSELALRGPVLCTVKLSRRLFPQHSRHNLDALIERHGLQCASRHRAMGDAEAIRQFVSLVVENGAAETVQAHISELTRRPSLPPRLSWERLEQIPDTPGVYLFYDERGTPLYVGKSINLRTRVLAHFAADHSSQREMQIARQTAQVDWQECAGELGALLREAQLVKELAPVYNRQLRRHAALVSIRWNMVEDAMPSIVGGAEVHAGGLGNLHGLFRSRAQAKKILLELADEHRLCLRLIGLEKAGRGACFRYQVGKCSGACAGHENPLQHQARLAAALTRLKLVSWPWKGAIGIREQHAASAREELHVIDRWCYLGSFSDEEELRQPDLFARRPAFDMDTYKLLVKHLMRNKRARVVQLSC, via the coding sequence ATGCTGCAAGGCGCCTATGCTTACGTCGATATCGAGACCACCGGTTGCAACCCGGTACATGACCGCATTACCGAAATCGCGATCATCAGTGTGCGTGACGGCGTGGTGACCGAGCGCTGGCAGCAGTTGATCGACCCCGGCATCTCCATTCCCGAATCGATACAGGCGCTGACCGGTATCAGCAACGCAATGGTTGCCGAGCAGCCCGCCTTCGAACAGCTCGCGACCGAAGTGCACGAGCGCCTCGATGGCGTGACATTCGTGGCTCACAACGCACGTTTCGATCACGGCTTTCTGCGCAACGCGCTGAAGCGCAGTGAGCTGGCGCTGCGCGGGCCGGTGCTGTGCACCGTGAAGCTCTCGCGGCGCTTGTTTCCGCAGCACTCGCGTCACAATCTCGACGCACTGATCGAGCGCCATGGTCTGCAGTGCGCTTCACGCCATCGTGCGATGGGCGATGCGGAGGCGATCCGGCAATTCGTGTCGCTGGTTGTGGAAAACGGGGCGGCGGAGACGGTGCAGGCGCATATCTCCGAACTGACCCGGAGGCCATCGTTGCCGCCAAGGCTGTCATGGGAGCGGCTCGAGCAGATCCCGGATACACCCGGCGTGTACCTGTTTTACGACGAGCGGGGTACTCCGCTCTACGTTGGCAAGAGCATCAACCTGCGCACCCGGGTGCTCGCGCATTTCGCGGCCGATCACAGCAGTCAGCGCGAGATGCAGATCGCCCGGCAGACCGCGCAGGTCGACTGGCAGGAATGTGCCGGTGAACTGGGTGCACTGTTGCGCGAGGCACAACTGGTAAAGGAGCTGGCGCCGGTATACAACCGCCAGCTGCGCCGCCACGCGGCACTGGTCAGCATCCGCTGGAACATGGTCGAGGATGCGATGCCCTCGATTGTCGGCGGCGCCGAAGTGCATGCGGGTGGCCTTGGCAATCTCCACGGCTTGTTCCGCTCCAGGGCGCAGGCAAAAAAAATCCTGCTCGAGCTCGCCGACGAACATCGCCTGTGCCTGCGCCTGATCGGTCTCGAGAAGGCGGGTCGCGGTGCCTGCTTCCGCTACCAGGTAGGCAAATGCAGTGGTGCCTGCGCCGGGCATGAAAATCCATTGCAACACCAGGCGCGGCTTGCTGCCGCGCTGACCAGACTCAAGCTCGTGAGCTGGCCGTGGAAGGGCGCCATCGGCATCCGCGAACAGCACGCGGCGAGCGCGCGCGAGGAACTGCACGTGATCGATCGCTGGTGTTATCTGGGCAGCTTCAGCGACGAGGAGGAACTGCGTCAGCCGGACCTGTTTGCACGGCGTCCGGCCTTCGACATGGACACCTACAAGCTGCTGGTGAAGCACCTGATGCGCAACAAGCGCGCCCGGGTGGTGCAGCTGTCGTGCTGA
- a CDS encoding SDR family oxidoreductase has protein sequence MFDLTGQVAVITGSSRGIGRATAQCMSRAGAKVVVSSRKPAACQAVVDAITAEGGEAIVVPCNVSEKEQLQNLIDQTVARFGRLDILVCNAAVNPYFGSMAKMPDEVYDKIMNSNVRSNFWLCNMAAPHMVASGGGSIIIVSSIGSRQGSPTLAVYGMSKAADSSLAMSLAVEWGADGIRANCIAPGLIKTDFSKALWENETLLKHVEQGTPARRMGEPADIGGVAVFLASRAAAYITGQTLIVDGGITIREPS, from the coding sequence ATGTTTGACCTGACCGGCCAGGTGGCCGTAATTACCGGCTCCAGCCGCGGGATCGGTCGTGCCACGGCGCAGTGCATGTCCCGCGCCGGCGCAAAAGTGGTCGTCTCCAGTCGGAAACCTGCCGCCTGCCAGGCGGTGGTCGATGCAATCACGGCAGAGGGTGGCGAGGCCATCGTCGTTCCCTGCAACGTGTCCGAAAAGGAGCAGTTGCAGAATCTCATCGACCAGACCGTGGCGCGGTTCGGGCGGCTGGACATCCTGGTGTGCAACGCCGCCGTGAATCCGTACTTCGGGTCGATGGCAAAAATGCCCGACGAGGTCTATGACAAGATCATGAACAGCAACGTCAGGAGCAACTTCTGGCTGTGCAACATGGCGGCGCCGCACATGGTCGCAAGCGGTGGCGGCAGCATCATCATCGTCTCGAGCATCGGCAGCCGCCAGGGCAGCCCGACGCTGGCGGTCTATGGCATGTCGAAGGCCGCGGACTCCTCGCTGGCGATGAGCCTTGCCGTCGAATGGGGCGCGGACGGCATACGCGCCAACTGCATCGCACCGGGCCTGATCAAGACGGATTTTTCAAAAGCTCTCTGGGAAAACGAGACATTGCTGAAGCACGTGGAGCAAGGCACGCCTGCGCGGCGGATGGGGGAGCCCGCGGACATCGGCGGGGTCGCGGTGTTCCTCGCGTCGCGGGCGGCGGCGTACATCACCGGGCAGACCCTGATCGTGGACGGGGGCATCACCATCAGGGAGCCGTCATGA
- a CDS encoding AMP-binding protein, whose amino-acid sequence MIEQTVADLYERAVRLGGDRTALTQGERSMSYRQLGENAARLVNAFAAVGLGSGDRVAFLMANCMEYVACEFAVARIGAVRVPLAVLLANDDHVYMMNFARCTTLVYHEKLAARVLEMQPQLTTVQHYVCVSEEPGRVPAGHLHLQALLQAHDATPRAAPIDPEDLAGIYFTGGTTGRPKGVMLSHRSFVFTYYMELLDFGLGWHETFVFATPLTHAAGCLLLPVLLRQGRCVILDHFDPELLLGTIERERATTTLLVPTMIYILLDHPRRDAFDLGSLRNVLYGAAAIAPERLKQAIERFGPVFTQFFGQTEAPMALTSLPRELHVVADPVRQAMVLASAGIPTHPTRIRLLDEQGHDVPEGEPGEIVADAPNVMSGYLDDPAATAETLRDGWLHTGDIARRDAEGYLTIVDRRKDMIVSGGFNVYPREIEDVLFEHPAVAQAAVIGVPHERWGEEVKALVVLRQGHCATKGELIEFVKSRKGSLTAPKSIEFVAAIPVTNLGKVDKKALRARYWSGRTRNV is encoded by the coding sequence ATGATCGAGCAGACGGTAGCGGACTTGTACGAACGGGCAGTGCGGCTCGGCGGGGACCGCACGGCGCTCACCCAGGGCGAACGTTCGATGTCCTATCGGCAACTCGGAGAGAACGCGGCGCGACTGGTCAATGCATTCGCGGCGGTTGGCCTCGGCAGCGGGGACCGCGTCGCATTCCTGATGGCGAACTGCATGGAGTACGTCGCCTGCGAATTCGCCGTCGCCCGCATTGGTGCAGTGCGCGTGCCGCTCGCGGTGTTGCTCGCCAATGATGACCACGTCTACATGATGAACTTCGCGCGCTGCACGACACTGGTCTACCACGAGAAGCTGGCGGCGCGCGTCCTCGAAATGCAGCCGCAGCTGACGACCGTGCAGCACTACGTCTGCGTCTCGGAAGAGCCGGGCCGTGTCCCGGCGGGACACCTGCACCTGCAGGCGCTGCTGCAGGCGCACGACGCGACGCCGCGCGCCGCGCCAATCGACCCGGAGGACCTGGCGGGCATCTATTTCACCGGAGGAACCACCGGGCGTCCCAAGGGCGTGATGCTGTCGCATCGGTCCTTCGTCTTCACGTACTACATGGAGCTGCTCGACTTCGGCCTGGGTTGGCACGAAACCTTCGTGTTCGCGACGCCGCTCACCCATGCCGCCGGTTGCCTGCTGTTGCCCGTGCTGCTACGCCAGGGCCGCTGCGTGATCCTCGACCACTTCGACCCCGAGCTTCTGCTCGGCACGATCGAGCGCGAGCGCGCGACGACAACGCTGCTGGTGCCGACGATGATCTACATCCTGCTCGATCACCCGCGGCGCGACGCATTCGACCTGGGCAGCCTGCGCAACGTGCTCTACGGTGCTGCTGCGATCGCGCCGGAACGATTGAAACAGGCGATCGAAAGGTTCGGGCCGGTGTTCACCCAGTTCTTCGGCCAGACCGAAGCGCCGATGGCGCTCACGTCACTGCCGCGCGAACTGCACGTCGTGGCCGACCCCGTGCGCCAGGCCATGGTCCTTGCGTCGGCAGGAATTCCCACCCATCCGACGCGGATCCGCCTGCTCGACGAGCAGGGTCATGACGTGCCGGAGGGTGAGCCCGGCGAGATCGTGGCGGACGCGCCCAACGTGATGAGCGGCTACCTCGATGACCCGGCCGCGACCGCTGAAACCCTGCGCGACGGCTGGTTGCATACCGGCGACATCGCACGCCGCGACGCCGAGGGTTACCTGACCATCGTCGACCGCCGCAAGGACATGATCGTCAGCGGCGGCTTCAACGTCTACCCACGCGAGATCGAGGACGTGCTGTTCGAGCATCCGGCCGTGGCGCAGGCCGCGGTCATCGGCGTGCCGCACGAGCGCTGGGGCGAAGAGGTCAAGGCGCTGGTAGTGCTGCGCCAGGGGCACTGCGCGACGAAGGGCGAACTCATCGAGTTCGTCAAGTCACGCAAGGGCAGTCTCACCGCACCAAAGTCCATCGAGTTCGTCGCGGCCATTCCGGTTACCAACCTCGGCAAGGTGGACAAGAAGGCCCTGCGTGCACGCTACTGGAGCGGACGCACGCGCAATGTCTGA
- a CDS encoding acyl-CoA/acyl-ACP dehydrogenase — MNFDEAEQTTMLRDTLRRFVDKEMPRELARTLDQNASHSREAFRKLCDLGVTALAVPEEYGGSGVDILSAIVVIEELAKRGTSLAGPFIHCAFYGALNILENGSEAQKADLLPKFARGEILFAYGLSEPDVGGDLASVNVAATLGADGESVVINGTKRWVTGARIADYVYTLVRSGPKTERYGNLSLVLVPTKSRGLTIVDIDHIGLRYAETTDVIFDDVTVPLANIVGGPEAWNKGWPMLVGRGLDIERLEITATAFGIAAAAVADAWQYSQERVQFGRRICSHQAVRNMLVEARTKLEACRHMLYHGAWLATEGRDCSVESSMAKLFVGDTAVEIVLTCQRVMGAYGCARDYDMERYVRDIICMPIVGGSSNMQKNNISNRLGLPTK, encoded by the coding sequence ATGAATTTCGATGAAGCAGAACAGACCACGATGTTGCGCGACACGCTGCGGCGCTTCGTCGACAAGGAGATGCCGCGCGAGCTGGCGCGCACGCTCGACCAGAACGCGAGTCATTCGCGCGAGGCGTTCAGGAAGCTCTGTGATCTCGGGGTCACGGCGCTGGCGGTCCCGGAAGAATATGGTGGCAGCGGCGTCGACATCCTGTCGGCGATCGTCGTGATCGAAGAGCTGGCGAAGCGCGGCACGTCGCTGGCCGGGCCGTTCATCCACTGCGCGTTTTACGGTGCCCTCAACATCCTCGAGAATGGCAGCGAGGCACAGAAGGCCGACCTGCTGCCGAAGTTCGCGCGCGGCGAGATCCTGTTCGCGTACGGCCTGAGCGAGCCCGACGTCGGGGGCGACCTGGCTTCGGTCAACGTCGCGGCCACGCTCGGCGCGGACGGCGAGTCCGTCGTCATCAACGGCACGAAGCGCTGGGTCACCGGCGCGCGAATCGCCGACTACGTCTACACGCTGGTGCGCAGCGGGCCGAAGACGGAGCGCTACGGCAACCTCTCGCTGGTGCTCGTGCCGACGAAGTCGCGCGGCTTGACCATCGTCGACATCGACCACATCGGCCTGCGCTACGCGGAGACCACCGACGTGATCTTCGACGACGTCACGGTACCGCTCGCGAACATCGTCGGCGGCCCCGAGGCCTGGAACAAGGGGTGGCCGATGCTGGTCGGTCGCGGGCTGGACATCGAACGCCTGGAAATCACCGCGACAGCGTTTGGCATTGCGGCAGCCGCAGTCGCGGACGCCTGGCAGTACTCGCAGGAGCGCGTGCAGTTCGGCCGCAGGATCTGTTCCCACCAGGCCGTGCGCAACATGCTCGTCGAGGCACGCACGAAGCTCGAGGCCTGCCGCCACATGCTGTACCACGGCGCGTGGCTCGCGACGGAGGGACGCGACTGCAGCGTCGAGAGCTCGATGGCCAAGCTCTTCGTTGGCGATACCGCCGTGGAGATCGTGCTGACCTGCCAGCGGGTCATGGGTGCCTATGGCTGCGCGCGTGACTACGACATGGAGCGTTACGTGCGCGACATCATCTGCATGCCGATCGTCGGCGGCTCCTCCAACATGCAGAAAAACAACATCTCGAATCGCCTGGGCCTGCCGACGAAGTAG
- a CDS encoding helix-turn-helix transcriptional regulator, which translates to MSRALAAVVDRWSLLILAAAFQGTKRFDEWRNGIGISSNILTSRLERLVALGCLRKAVVADGKRRQEYRLTPMGADLYPTALMFWRFDRLWSQRRAMQPTTLTHAACGAVMTPVLVCAHCRATVRARDVRYEDGPGAGLERMPSPKSSRRIAAPPDEGAKLHLLAGESIDHFGDRWTQQVLSTFFLGARRFDDIRTQCGVATNILADRLKLLVEHGTLQRRACAADPRHHEYVLTPKGMDLYPIILTLMKWGDRWLAGKSGPPLILYCARCNHVLDAVVACDQCSGRLDPHEVSFRRN; encoded by the coding sequence GTGTCCCGGGCGCTGGCTGCAGTCGTCGACCGTTGGTCGCTGCTGATCCTGGCCGCGGCATTCCAGGGTACGAAGCGGTTTGATGAATGGCGCAACGGCATCGGCATTTCCAGCAACATTCTCACTTCGCGCCTGGAGCGGCTCGTCGCTCTCGGCTGCCTGCGAAAGGCCGTGGTGGCGGACGGCAAACGGCGCCAGGAATATCGGCTGACCCCGATGGGCGCCGATCTCTATCCAACGGCACTGATGTTCTGGCGCTTCGACCGCCTCTGGTCGCAGCGACGCGCCATGCAGCCGACGACCCTGACGCATGCCGCCTGCGGCGCCGTGATGACCCCGGTCCTCGTCTGTGCACACTGTCGTGCGACGGTCCGGGCACGCGACGTCCGCTACGAGGATGGGCCCGGCGCCGGACTCGAGCGCATGCCCTCGCCCAAGTCCAGCCGGCGAATTGCCGCGCCGCCGGACGAGGGCGCAAAGCTTCACCTGCTGGCTGGCGAATCGATCGACCATTTCGGCGATCGCTGGACGCAGCAGGTGCTGTCGACGTTCTTCCTCGGCGCGCGACGTTTCGATGACATCCGCACCCAGTGCGGCGTGGCCACCAACATCCTCGCCGATCGACTGAAGCTGCTCGTGGAGCACGGCACGCTGCAACGGCGCGCCTGTGCTGCCGACCCGCGTCATCACGAGTATGTCCTGACGCCCAAGGGCATGGACCTCTACCCGATCATCCTGACCCTGATGAAGTGGGGTGATCGCTGGCTTGCCGGAAAGTCCGGCCCGCCCCTGATCCTGTACTGCGCTCGCTGCAATCACGTGCTCGACGCGGTTGTCGCGTGTGATCAATGCAGCGGGCGGCTCGATCCGCACGAGGTCAGTTTCCGGCGCAACTGA
- a CDS encoding thioesterase family protein, with protein sequence MRVTMPTPEQVRQLPELARVRVPKEWEDMNGHVNVKHHLTMYDLTSDPLLELLGISEEWVRTQRVGLFDLEHHIWFLQEVHVGEEISLFLRFTARNEKRVQGHVFLLNITHDRLASVVEFVSAAADLDARRTVPLPVVVANGIDVLMARQRALDWTAPPSGAISI encoded by the coding sequence GTGCGAGTCACGATGCCCACGCCCGAGCAGGTGCGACAGCTTCCCGAACTGGCGCGGGTGCGCGTGCCGAAAGAGTGGGAGGACATGAACGGTCACGTCAACGTGAAGCATCACCTGACGATGTACGACCTGACGAGCGATCCATTGCTCGAACTGCTCGGCATCAGCGAAGAATGGGTGCGCACGCAGCGGGTCGGTCTCTTCGATCTCGAGCACCACATCTGGTTTTTGCAGGAGGTGCACGTGGGCGAGGAAATCTCGCTGTTCCTGAGATTCACCGCCCGCAACGAAAAGCGCGTGCAGGGGCACGTGTTCCTGCTCAACATCACGCACGACCGGCTCGCCAGCGTCGTCGAGTTCGTTTCCGCGGCTGCCGATCTCGACGCGCGGCGCACCGTACCGCTGCCTGTCGTTGTCGCAAACGGCATCGATGTATTGATGGCGCGCCAGCGCGCTCTGGACTGGACCGCGCCGCCGAGCGGCGCGATTTCCATCTGA
- a CDS encoding class I SAM-dependent methyltransferase, protein MKSILAMMLACWVLASPALAGATADLAAPGRPDTDLKRDALDHPQEVLAFADVQPGMVIADVFGGTGYYAELVAQIVGPQGRVFLHNNAAYLGFVGEALEKRLQDNRLPNVTRLDSEADALGLPAAGLDGVFLVLAYHDFFFSDKDWSVTARQVMPQLRAALKPGAFLLVVDHRARPGAGTLAAQELHRVEESSARASIESFGFEFVKSSELLRNPGDDRTQSAFAPGLRGKTDRFMHLYRNPD, encoded by the coding sequence ATGAAATCGATACTCGCGATGATGCTCGCCTGCTGGGTCCTCGCATCACCGGCGCTGGCAGGCGCCACAGCGGATCTTGCCGCGCCGGGGCGCCCGGACACGGACCTCAAGCGCGATGCCCTGGATCATCCACAGGAAGTGCTGGCGTTCGCGGACGTGCAACCCGGGATGGTCATTGCGGACGTCTTCGGGGGCACGGGGTATTACGCCGAGCTGGTCGCGCAGATCGTGGGGCCGCAGGGCCGGGTTTTTCTGCACAACAACGCGGCCTACCTGGGTTTCGTGGGCGAGGCGCTCGAGAAGCGCCTGCAGGACAACCGCCTGCCCAATGTGACGCGACTCGACAGCGAGGCGGATGCGCTCGGCTTGCCGGCCGCGGGTCTCGACGGGGTGTTTCTGGTGCTCGCCTATCATGATTTCTTTTTCAGTGACAAGGACTGGTCGGTTACCGCGAGGCAGGTGATGCCGCAATTGCGTGCGGCGCTGAAGCCCGGTGCTTTTCTGCTGGTAGTGGATCACCGTGCCAGGCCGGGGGCAGGCACCCTGGCGGCCCAGGAGCTGCACCGCGTCGAGGAGTCGTCGGCGCGCGCCTCGATCGAGTCGTTCGGATTCGAATTCGTCAAAAGCAGCGAACTGTTGCGCAATCCCGGCGACGATCGCACGCAATCGGCCTTTGCGCCCGGTCTGCGTGGCAAGACCGATCGCTTCATGCACCTGTATCGCAACCCCGACTGA
- a CDS encoding phosphotransferase — MTTTAQITERPGTRPTAERHRFDEARLAAWLERNLPGFAGPLAVRQFASGQSNPTFHLQSPAGEHVLRKKPQGTLAESAHAIDREYRVLGALAAGDVPVPRTRVYCDDAAVIGTPFYVMDYQPGRIFTDPLLPGLTPTERAGIYDAMNDALARLHNFDWEGSGLGDFGKPTRYVARQIARWRKQYIAASAETVPAMDQLGDWLVAHVPARESAAIAHGDFRIGNLIFDEREARVVAILDWELSTIGEPLCDLSFNCMTYHLPAGDPVAAGFTGVDIAALGIPSETDYLAAYAHRTGHADIPDWRFYMAFSLYRTAAMQCGVYRRALAGNASSETALMFGDCYRKVAASGWALASGG, encoded by the coding sequence ATGACCACCACAGCACAGATAACGGAACGCCCCGGGACACGGCCGACGGCCGAGCGTCACCGGTTTGACGAAGCACGGCTCGCCGCGTGGCTCGAGCGGAACCTGCCCGGGTTTGCCGGCCCCTTGGCGGTGCGCCAGTTTGCGAGTGGCCAGTCCAATCCGACGTTCCACCTGCAGTCGCCGGCGGGCGAGCACGTGCTGCGCAAGAAGCCGCAGGGGACGCTGGCGGAATCGGCTCATGCCATCGATCGCGAATACCGCGTGCTGGGCGCACTGGCGGCGGGCGACGTGCCGGTGCCGCGCACGCGTGTCTACTGCGACGACGCCGCGGTCATCGGCACGCCTTTCTACGTCATGGACTACCAGCCGGGCCGGATCTTCACGGATCCGCTGCTGCCCGGCCTGACGCCGACCGAGCGTGCGGGTATCTACGACGCCATGAACGATGCGCTGGCACGACTGCACAACTTCGACTGGGAGGGCAGCGGCCTCGGCGATTTCGGCAAGCCAACCCGGTACGTGGCACGCCAGATCGCGCGGTGGCGCAAGCAGTACATCGCGGCAAGCGCCGAAACAGTTCCCGCCATGGACCAGTTGGGTGACTGGCTGGTCGCCCACGTGCCCGCCCGCGAATCGGCGGCGATCGCGCATGGCGACTTCCGGATCGGCAACCTGATATTCGATGAACGCGAAGCGCGGGTGGTGGCCATCCTCGACTGGGAGTTGTCGACGATCGGCGAGCCGCTCTGCGACCTCTCGTTCAACTGCATGACCTATCACCTGCCAGCGGGGGATCCGGTCGCTGCCGGCTTCACCGGCGTGGACATTGCCGCTCTCGGCATCCCTTCGGAGACGGACTACCTGGCTGCCTATGCCCACCGCACCGGGCACGCGGACATTCCGGACTGGCGGTTCTACATGGCCTTCAGCCTTTACCGCACTGCTGCCATGCAGTGCGGCGTGTATCGGCGCGCGCTGGCCGGCAATGCCAGTTCGGAGACGGCACTCATGTTTGGGGACTGTTATCGAAAGGTCGCGGCATCCGGCTGGGCTCTGGCCAGTGGCGGTTGA
- a CDS encoding serine hydrolase, with the protein MPARGLILALAWLLAAPVLAAQWPGDEWAVHRIDPVLDAQVDTAFAEAAPAPLAGVRALLVVRGGEIVAERYRGGFDASSRFLSWSMAKSFAHALAGIMVRQGRIALDTPLPVPEWQLVADDPRRAITLDNALRMSTGLAFDENYERLASSDAIRMLFGDGAGDMGHYAASRPLLYPPGTHWEYSSGTTNIVSRVIRDLAGGTEDAYRGFIARELLEPIGIRDAVLEFDASGTLIASSLIFMSARDYARFGLLYLRGGVWNGRRILPEGWVRHASTPTAGAGGRYGAHWWLSGFASPRRVAHATREFPADAFMAQGHQEQSIIVVPSRDLVVVCLSLIDDEDVSALKDYLVRIVELAAASRLAGAVND; encoded by the coding sequence GTGCCGGCTCGAGGACTGATCCTGGCGCTGGCGTGGCTGCTCGCCGCGCCGGTGCTCGCGGCGCAGTGGCCCGGTGATGAGTGGGCCGTGCACCGCATTGACCCCGTGCTCGATGCGCAGGTGGACACGGCTTTCGCCGAGGCTGCGCCGGCACCGCTCGCGGGCGTGCGGGCGTTGCTGGTGGTGCGGGGAGGCGAGATCGTTGCCGAGCGCTACCGTGGCGGGTTCGACGCATCGAGCCGTTTCCTGTCGTGGTCGATGGCCAAGAGCTTCGCGCATGCGCTGGCCGGCATCATGGTGCGCCAAGGGCGCATCGCGCTCGACACACCGCTGCCGGTGCCCGAGTGGCAACTCGTGGCCGACGATCCGCGGCGCGCGATCACGCTCGATAACGCGCTGCGCATGTCGACCGGGCTCGCTTTCGACGAGAACTATGAACGTCTCGCCAGCTCGGATGCGATTCGCATGCTGTTCGGTGATGGTGCCGGCGATATGGGGCATTACGCGGCCAGCCGGCCGCTGCTGTATCCACCCGGCACGCACTGGGAGTATTCCTCCGGCACCACCAATATCGTCTCGCGGGTGATCCGTGATCTGGCCGGCGGCACCGAGGACGCCTACCGCGGGTTCATCGCACGCGAACTGCTGGAGCCGATCGGCATTCGCGATGCGGTTCTCGAGTTCGACGCCTCCGGCACGCTTATCGCCTCCTCGCTGATTTTCATGAGTGCGCGGGACTACGCGCGCTTCGGTTTGCTGTATCTGCGCGGTGGTGTATGGAACGGTCGGCGGATATTGCCCGAGGGCTGGGTGCGCCACGCCAGCACACCGACCGCGGGAGCCGGCGGTCGCTACGGTGCGCATTGGTGGCTGTCGGGATTCGCGAGCCCCCGCCGGGTAGCACATGCCACGCGCGAATTTCCCGCGGATGCGTTCATGGCGCAGGGGCACCAGGAACAATCGATCATCGTCGTGCCCTCGCGTGATCTGGTGGTGGTCTGCCTGTCGCTGATAGACGATGAGGACGTCTCGGCGCTGAAGGATTACCTGGTGCGGATCGTGGAGCTGGCTGCGGCGTCACGCCTGGCGGGTGCCGTGAATGACTGA
- a CDS encoding acyl-CoA dehydrogenase family protein: MDFEYSPRTEALRHQLLEFMERYIIPAMPRYASELAAGSRHPPVVEELKQLARSEGLWNLFLPGLKDDEPGQRLSNLEYAPLAEIMGRVAWASEVFNCSAPDTGNMEILHLFATPGQREHWLDPLLDGTIRSCFAMTEPDVASSDATNIQTSIRRTGEQYVINGRKWFISGAAHPHCKVAIVMGMTDPDGPSHQRQSMVLVPLDTPGVTIVRDLPVMQHFSAEGHCELTFRDVHVPATNLILDEGAGFAIAQARLGPGRVHHCMRSIGQCELALELMCARAAERRTFGRYLHQHGTVAEWIALSRIEIEQARLLVLKAAWLMDRAGLQAAAHEIAMIKALVPRVQAAVCDRAMQTFGAMGLSADTPLAMLWTWGRVLRLADGPDEVHLRSVAKQEMRRAGKRRGGLDAYLVQSETGMMCATQEPAGAPRG, translated from the coding sequence ATGGATTTTGAATATTCCCCGCGAACCGAAGCTCTCCGGCACCAGCTGCTGGAGTTCATGGAACGCTACATCATTCCGGCGATGCCCCGCTACGCGAGCGAACTGGCAGCCGGCAGCCGCCATCCGCCGGTGGTGGAGGAACTGAAGCAATTGGCGCGCTCGGAGGGGCTGTGGAACCTGTTCCTGCCGGGCCTGAAGGACGACGAGCCGGGGCAGCGACTGAGCAACCTCGAGTACGCGCCGCTGGCCGAAATCATGGGTCGCGTTGCATGGGCCTCGGAGGTGTTCAACTGCAGTGCCCCCGACACCGGCAACATGGAGATACTGCACCTGTTCGCAACGCCCGGTCAGCGCGAACACTGGCTCGACCCGCTGCTCGATGGAACCATCCGGTCCTGTTTCGCCATGACCGAACCGGATGTGGCGTCGTCGGACGCGACGAATATCCAGACCTCGATTCGACGCACGGGCGAGCAGTACGTCATCAATGGCCGCAAGTGGTTCATCTCCGGTGCGGCGCACCCCCATTGCAAGGTCGCGATCGTCATGGGAATGACCGACCCGGATGGGCCCTCGCACCAACGCCAGAGCATGGTTCTCGTCCCGCTCGATACACCGGGCGTCACAATCGTGCGCGACTTGCCGGTCATGCAGCACTTTTCGGCCGAAGGCCACTGCGAACTCACTTTTCGAGACGTTCATGTGCCCGCCACGAACCTGATCCTCGACGAGGGCGCCGGGTTCGCCATCGCGCAGGCAAGGCTCGGCCCGGGACGCGTGCACCACTGCATGCGCTCCATCGGCCAGTGCGAACTGGCGCTCGAACTGATGTGCGCAAGGGCGGCCGAGCGTCGGACCTTCGGCAGGTATCTTCATCAGCACGGCACCGTGGCCGAGTGGATCGCGCTGTCGCGCATCGAGATCGAGCAGGCGCGCCTTCTGGTGCTCAAGGCAGCATGGCTCATGGATCGCGCGGGGCTGCAAGCGGCAGCGCACGAGATCGCCATGATCAAGGCGCTGGTGCCGCGCGTGCAGGCGGCAGTCTGCGACCGCGCCATGCAGACCTTCGGGGCCATGGGGCTCAGCGCCGACACGCCGCTCGCGATGCTCTGGACCTGGGGCAGGGTTTTGCGCCTGGCAGATGGGCCCGACGAGGTGCACCTGCGTTCGGTGGCGAAACAGGAGATGCGGCGCGCCGGCAAGCGGCGCGGCGGGTTGGACGCGTACCTGGTGCAGAGCGAGACTGGCATGATGTGCGCGACGCAGGAGCCGGCGGGAGCCCCTCGCGGCTGA